The following are from one region of the Roseimicrobium gellanilyticum genome:
- a CDS encoding DUF1501 domain-containing protein, whose translation MKVSRDKVCSGRREFLWKAGGGLGGIALTSLMQQASAQPPRPSPHAPKAQRVIHIFCPGGMSHVDSWDYRPALERLHGRPFDREDGKNFFSGKAGSYAKSFWPYRQHGQSGKWMSDLFPRLSQCVDDMAFIHSMQSKTALHGPAMFMANSGFILPGFPAMGAWVTYGLGSESENLPAFVVLPDPRGLPPGGVINWGAGFLPAVHQGTVIETAASKAPIADLFADTLQGGFANTPEQEREGLDFLQSINRKHLAARAGQSELEARIASYELAARLQLSAPEVTDLRGESETTRKMYRLDHEDIGPFGRQCLLARRLVERGVRFVQLYCGAENTTAKKIRPNWDSHEDIMRDHGYWGAVLDSGCSALLQDLKSRGLLESTLIICSTEFGRQPFMQGSQKGRDHNPGAFTVWMAGGGIQGGTSYGSSDETGWKAEDNPTMSYDLHATALHLLGIDHQKLSVYHNGIQRRLTDVHGHVIREVLA comes from the coding sequence ATGAAGGTTTCCCGCGACAAAGTATGCAGTGGCCGCCGCGAATTCCTCTGGAAGGCGGGAGGCGGACTCGGCGGCATTGCGTTGACCTCACTCATGCAGCAGGCCAGCGCCCAGCCTCCCCGGCCTTCTCCCCATGCGCCGAAGGCTCAGCGTGTGATCCACATCTTCTGTCCGGGAGGCATGAGTCATGTGGACTCCTGGGACTACCGCCCGGCGCTGGAGCGCTTGCACGGCAGGCCGTTCGATCGGGAAGACGGAAAGAACTTCTTCTCCGGCAAGGCGGGAAGCTACGCGAAGAGTTTCTGGCCCTACCGCCAGCATGGTCAGAGCGGGAAGTGGATGTCCGACCTTTTCCCACGGCTCTCACAATGCGTGGATGACATGGCTTTCATCCACTCCATGCAGAGCAAGACGGCGTTGCATGGTCCTGCGATGTTCATGGCGAACAGCGGCTTCATCCTCCCCGGCTTCCCTGCGATGGGCGCATGGGTCACCTATGGCCTCGGCAGCGAGAGTGAAAATCTGCCCGCCTTCGTGGTACTGCCAGATCCACGCGGCCTACCCCCCGGCGGCGTCATCAACTGGGGCGCGGGTTTCCTGCCTGCGGTACATCAGGGCACAGTGATTGAGACTGCGGCGTCGAAGGCTCCCATTGCGGACCTGTTCGCAGATACGCTGCAAGGTGGATTTGCGAACACGCCTGAACAAGAAAGAGAAGGGTTGGATTTCTTGCAATCCATCAACCGCAAGCATCTTGCTGCACGCGCTGGCCAGAGCGAACTGGAGGCACGCATCGCTTCCTACGAACTCGCTGCACGATTGCAGCTCAGCGCGCCCGAAGTGACCGACCTGCGCGGTGAAAGCGAGACCACGCGCAAGATGTACAGGCTCGACCATGAAGACATCGGCCCCTTTGGCAGGCAGTGTCTGCTGGCGCGCCGGCTGGTGGAGCGCGGAGTGCGCTTTGTGCAGTTGTACTGTGGTGCTGAGAACACGACGGCGAAGAAGATTCGCCCAAACTGGGACTCGCATGAGGACATCATGCGCGACCATGGCTACTGGGGCGCCGTTCTGGACAGCGGCTGCAGCGCCCTGCTTCAAGACCTGAAGTCGCGCGGTCTGCTGGAGAGCACGCTGATCATCTGCAGTACCGAGTTTGGCCGCCAGCCTTTCATGCAGGGTTCCCAGAAGGGACGTGATCACAACCCCGGCGCCTTCACCGTGTGGATGGCAGGAGGCGGCATCCAAGGGGGTACCAGTTATGGCTCCAGTGATGAGACAGGCTGGAAGGCAGAAGACAACCCAACCATGTCCTACGACCTGCATGCCACGGCGCTGCACTTGCTGGGCATCGACCATCAGAAACTCAGCGTGTATCACAACGGCATCCAGCGACGGCTGACGGATGTGCATGGTCACGTCATTCGGGAGGTGCTGGCATGA
- a CDS encoding FadR/GntR family transcriptional regulator — protein sequence MNLAAIQRPSTLVEEVSQRLAKELRRDRAEEWLPAERELANQLGVSRTVVREATKRLELQGLVEVQHGVGIRRSGKLHKPLNGSLALLIPDEAGRLTQSLEVRLAIEPEVARLATSRVSTSQMRDLRKVHARLENAVTLPEAVEADIDFHRALARATGNEIFSLLLETLSDLGRESRMATISHAGVKRAIEHHAAILHAVEAKDEAGAARAMQHHIEVAVQDLAAGQSGGRKHRTKKTPRTA from the coding sequence ATGAATCTTGCCGCCATCCAACGTCCCTCCACCCTGGTGGAAGAAGTCAGCCAGCGACTCGCGAAGGAACTGCGCCGCGACCGTGCGGAGGAGTGGCTGCCCGCAGAGCGCGAACTCGCGAACCAGCTCGGCGTAAGCCGCACCGTCGTACGCGAAGCCACCAAGCGGCTTGAATTGCAGGGCCTCGTCGAGGTGCAGCACGGCGTGGGCATTCGTCGCAGCGGGAAATTGCACAAGCCACTCAATGGCTCGCTGGCCTTGTTGATTCCGGATGAAGCGGGCCGCCTGACGCAATCACTCGAAGTGCGCCTCGCCATTGAGCCAGAGGTGGCCCGGCTCGCCACCTCCCGCGTTTCCACATCCCAAATGCGGGACCTCCGCAAGGTGCACGCCCGTTTGGAGAATGCCGTCACTCTCCCGGAGGCGGTGGAAGCGGATATTGATTTTCACCGTGCCCTGGCCCGTGCCACCGGGAACGAAATCTTCAGCCTGCTGTTGGAGACCCTCTCTGATCTCGGTCGAGAAAGCCGCATGGCCACGATTTCTCATGCCGGGGTGAAGCGCGCCATCGAGCACCACGCTGCCATCTTGCACGCAGTGGAGGCTAAGGATGAAGCCGGTGCAGCGCGCGCCATGCAGCACCACATCGAGGTGGCCGTGCAGGACTTGGCCGCTGGGCAAAGCGGTGGCCGGAAGCATCGTACGAAGAAAACCCCGCGCACCGCATGA
- a CDS encoding alpha/beta hydrolase, whose protein sequence is MTSRSPLDRRHFIQTAGSALLTMPLAQMGFSGSVMAADAAKPGAAGAAPALEPLNRFPRMLQEHLVDQLHEQEAKNAAVLASLKTKADAEAYVRSIRERIQKCFGPWPEKTPLNAKVMSTVERDTYRIENVIFESRPGFLVTANLYVPKGRKGKLPGVVGSCGHSTNGKAAEAYQSFAQGLARMGYVVLIFDPIGQGERSQYAPVQKGKGLAARYGIGVGEHIQAGNQQVLVGESLPAWRAWDGIRALDYLLSREEVDPKHVGITGNSGGGTMTTWLCGVDQRWTMAAPACFVTTFRRNAENELPADTEQCPFGVIAQGLDHADFLAALAPKPVVIVAQEKDFFDVRGSEEAFARLKHLYALLGAPENIKLHIGGDYHGYAKENREAMYQWFNKATGISRETTEPALTIEKDETLYCTPKGQVRDLQSRTVFSFTSEKAQALEKSRAKLEGEALKKAVTDVLHIPARLPENAPDYRVLRGSGSRRYPAKTHALYAVESEPGIHAIVTLLSEKPIISRPHADGKKAVLYVSHRSADAELRDEPLAAELLKSHADATFYACDVRGIGDSQPDTCGTDQFLKPYGSHYFYAAHGIMMDQPLLGRRVFDVMRVVQWLGSIGHKEVHLAGSGWGALPVTFAALLQDSVSKVTLKHALNSFTEVAGTEEYNWPYAALPPRVLSHFDLPQCYAVLQAKGLTTVEPWSAAQGMD, encoded by the coding sequence ATGACTTCACGCTCCCCCCTCGATCGCAGGCATTTCATTCAGACCGCTGGCTCCGCTCTTCTCACCATGCCGTTGGCTCAGATGGGTTTCAGTGGTTCCGTGATGGCGGCAGATGCGGCGAAACCTGGGGCTGCTGGCGCCGCGCCTGCATTGGAGCCGCTCAACCGGTTTCCCCGCATGCTACAGGAGCACCTGGTCGACCAACTGCATGAGCAGGAGGCGAAGAATGCCGCGGTGCTTGCTTCGCTGAAGACCAAAGCGGATGCGGAGGCGTATGTTCGCAGCATCCGCGAGCGCATCCAGAAGTGCTTTGGCCCGTGGCCGGAGAAGACACCACTGAATGCGAAGGTGATGAGCACGGTGGAGCGCGACACCTACAGAATCGAAAACGTCATCTTCGAGAGCCGCCCCGGCTTCCTCGTCACCGCAAATCTGTACGTGCCCAAGGGTCGGAAAGGAAAACTGCCCGGTGTGGTGGGCTCGTGCGGACACTCTACCAATGGCAAGGCGGCTGAGGCTTACCAGAGCTTCGCACAAGGACTGGCGCGCATGGGTTATGTAGTGCTCATCTTTGATCCCATTGGCCAGGGCGAGCGCTCCCAGTACGCGCCGGTGCAGAAGGGCAAAGGCCTCGCCGCGCGCTATGGCATTGGTGTAGGAGAACATATCCAGGCGGGAAATCAGCAGGTGCTCGTGGGGGAGTCGCTCCCTGCGTGGCGTGCCTGGGATGGCATCCGTGCTCTGGACTACCTGCTCTCACGCGAGGAGGTGGATCCGAAACATGTGGGCATCACGGGAAACTCCGGTGGCGGTACCATGACCACATGGCTGTGCGGTGTGGACCAGCGCTGGACCATGGCAGCGCCGGCCTGCTTTGTAACCACCTTCAGGCGCAATGCGGAGAATGAACTGCCCGCGGACACGGAGCAGTGCCCATTTGGCGTGATTGCGCAGGGGCTGGACCATGCCGACTTCCTTGCCGCCCTCGCGCCGAAGCCCGTGGTGATTGTGGCGCAGGAGAAGGACTTCTTCGACGTGCGCGGCAGTGAGGAGGCCTTTGCGCGCTTGAAGCATCTCTACGCGCTGCTGGGCGCGCCGGAGAACATCAAGCTGCACATCGGCGGTGACTACCATGGCTATGCAAAGGAGAATCGCGAAGCCATGTACCAGTGGTTCAACAAGGCCACGGGCATTTCCAGGGAAACCACAGAGCCAGCGCTCACGATCGAGAAGGATGAGACCCTCTACTGCACGCCCAAGGGGCAGGTGAGGGACCTGCAGTCGCGCACGGTCTTCTCCTTCACGAGTGAGAAGGCGCAGGCACTGGAGAAGTCACGCGCGAAGCTGGAAGGAGAAGCGCTGAAGAAGGCTGTCACGGATGTGCTTCACATTCCCGCCCGGCTTCCGGAGAATGCCCCGGACTATCGTGTGCTGCGTGGCAGCGGCAGCCGCAGGTATCCTGCGAAGACACATGCGCTGTACGCGGTGGAGAGTGAACCCGGCATTCATGCAATTGTCACCCTGCTCTCGGAGAAGCCGATCATCTCCCGACCTCATGCCGATGGAAAGAAGGCTGTGCTGTATGTCTCGCATCGCTCTGCTGATGCGGAACTGCGCGATGAGCCGCTGGCGGCTGAGCTTTTGAAGAGTCACGCGGACGCGACCTTCTACGCTTGCGATGTGCGCGGCATTGGCGATTCACAGCCGGACACGTGCGGCACGGACCAGTTCCTGAAACCCTATGGCAGCCATTATTTTTACGCGGCCCATGGCATCATGATGGACCAGCCACTGCTTGGCCGGCGCGTGTTCGATGTGATGCGCGTGGTGCAGTGGCTCGGTTCCATTGGGCACAAGGAAGTGCACCTTGCGGGCTCCGGCTGGGGCGCACTGCCGGTCACGTTCGCGGCGCTGCTCCAGGACAGTGTTTCCAAGGTCACGCTGAAGCACGCTCTCAACTCCTTCACGGAAGTGGCCGGCACGGAAGAATACAACTGGCCTTATGCCGCCCTGCCGCCCAGGGTACTTTCGCATTTCGATCTGCCGCAGTGCTATGCTGTGCTGCAAGCAAAGGGGCTCACCACCGTGGAACCCTGGAGCGCTGCGCAGGGAATGGATTGA
- a CDS encoding aminotransferase class V-fold PLP-dependent enzyme has translation MLTPEDRARDFPALSGISYLNTAAESIPPRCVGDAIQAYWNDKLRGMKGRDAHFAQVEACREISARMLGLSTAEVSFCSCSSEAYNLLASALDLGPEDEVVVSDLDFPAGATPWLRAAHPPETRLWRASDGALDARHLIPLLNERTKLVQVSLVSFYNGHRLLWKPFHEAVRRYAPNALISVDVTQALGRVVLDCDGADIIISSTHKWTLGIHGGCIIGVPQAGAERLTTHAGGWFHLQNAFEADRFQHAEPKKGAASFSVGMPNFVALYALNASLRYLEGIGIANIAAHADPLVCEVDKALRDYGVTPMCAWDAANPSGILAFQHNRCGEIHAVLERDHIHVMHHAGRIRIAIHGYNTHKDVVNLLRVLEPLSRTV, from the coding sequence ATGCTCACTCCTGAAGACCGCGCGCGCGACTTTCCCGCACTCTCTGGCATCTCCTACCTCAACACGGCTGCGGAGAGCATCCCGCCGCGCTGCGTGGGGGATGCCATCCAGGCTTATTGGAATGACAAGCTGCGTGGCATGAAGGGGCGCGATGCCCACTTCGCCCAGGTGGAGGCTTGCCGTGAAATCAGTGCGCGCATGCTCGGGCTCAGCACGGCGGAGGTATCGTTCTGCTCGTGCAGCTCGGAAGCGTACAACCTTCTCGCCTCTGCGCTCGACCTGGGTCCGGAGGATGAGGTGGTGGTGTCAGACCTGGATTTTCCTGCAGGAGCCACGCCCTGGCTGCGGGCGGCGCATCCGCCGGAAACGCGTCTGTGGCGTGCCAGCGACGGCGCGCTCGATGCACGGCATCTCATCCCACTGCTCAACGAGCGCACGAAGCTTGTGCAGGTTTCCTTGGTGAGCTTCTACAATGGACATCGTCTGCTCTGGAAGCCTTTCCACGAAGCCGTGCGTCGTTACGCGCCGAATGCGCTCATCTCGGTGGATGTCACCCAGGCGCTTGGGCGCGTGGTGCTCGATTGCGATGGCGCGGATATCATCATCTCCAGCACCCACAAGTGGACGCTCGGCATCCATGGCGGCTGCATCATTGGTGTGCCGCAGGCTGGCGCGGAGCGGCTCACCACGCACGCGGGTGGCTGGTTCCATTTGCAGAATGCGTTCGAGGCAGACCGCTTTCAGCACGCGGAGCCGAAGAAGGGGGCCGCGAGCTTCTCCGTGGGCATGCCAAACTTTGTGGCGCTCTATGCCTTGAATGCGTCTCTTCGATACCTGGAGGGCATCGGCATCGCGAACATCGCTGCCCATGCTGACCCACTGGTCTGCGAGGTGGACAAGGCGTTGCGCGACTACGGCGTCACGCCCATGTGCGCGTGGGATGCTGCGAACCCCTCCGGTATTCTCGCCTTCCAGCACAACCGCTGCGGTGAAATTCATGCCGTGCTGGAGCGTGACCACATCCACGTCATGCATCATGCCGGACGCATCCGCATCGCCATCCATGGATACAACACGCACAAGGATGTGGTGAACCTCCTGCGCGTGCTGGAGCCGCTCTCACGGACGGTGTAG
- a CDS encoding DsbA family protein, with product MMSFSPRYLVCLLLLLGQGLERGHAEMINYQGRLSIQGVPFEGVGRFRFAVMEGARILWSSSELKVPVSKGEYSVRLGDSAQAPPIDGALLRRSAQPPKLRIWFAREGAAWVKAGADVPLDMHLVAPDVVSHTPSGASLPTEAAPASPLVTLRVAGAPSLGSEKAALVLVEYTDARSPACVRFQTEVLPRLKAAYIDTGKLRLVTRVLPFSGASPEDSLARVAWCAHAQGKFWEMREKLFAAGGLLSAEAVRKLGQDAGLDAATFGACFTDAQSANSVLKESAEAAKAGITTVPGFVLGSSAAGMVAGVRLDGDLTYERLVAELEKNLASGGIQ from the coding sequence ATGATGTCCTTCTCGCCTAGATACCTGGTCTGTCTGCTTCTGCTCCTCGGGCAGGGCTTGGAGCGGGGGCACGCGGAAATGATCAACTACCAGGGGCGCCTGAGCATCCAGGGCGTGCCTTTTGAAGGGGTGGGACGTTTTCGTTTTGCCGTGATGGAGGGCGCGCGGATTCTCTGGTCGTCTTCAGAGCTGAAGGTGCCCGTGAGCAAAGGCGAGTACTCGGTGCGCTTGGGAGATTCCGCCCAGGCGCCGCCCATTGATGGGGCCCTGTTGCGCCGAAGTGCCCAGCCTCCCAAGCTCCGCATCTGGTTCGCACGAGAGGGTGCGGCATGGGTGAAGGCCGGGGCTGATGTCCCGCTGGATATGCATCTGGTAGCGCCTGATGTGGTGTCGCACACCCCATCAGGTGCGAGTTTGCCAACGGAGGCGGCGCCTGCATCACCCTTGGTCACTCTGCGCGTCGCGGGTGCTCCTTCCCTGGGTTCGGAGAAAGCGGCCCTTGTGCTTGTTGAGTACACCGATGCCCGCTCACCGGCCTGTGTGCGCTTTCAGACGGAGGTGCTGCCCCGGCTGAAGGCTGCCTATATCGACACGGGAAAACTCCGGCTCGTCACCCGGGTGTTGCCATTTTCCGGAGCTTCGCCGGAAGACTCGCTGGCACGTGTGGCATGGTGTGCGCATGCGCAGGGAAAATTTTGGGAGATGCGCGAGAAGCTCTTCGCTGCCGGTGGTTTGTTGTCGGCGGAAGCCGTCCGAAAGCTAGGCCAAGACGCAGGTCTCGATGCTGCCACGTTCGGAGCCTGCTTCACGGATGCGCAGTCGGCCAACTCGGTGCTCAAGGAGAGTGCAGAGGCGGCGAAGGCTGGCATCACCACAGTGCCAGGGTTCGTTTTGGGGTCCTCGGCAGCAGGGATGGTGGCCGGAGTGCGGCTCGATGGGGATCTCACGTATGAGCGCCTGGTTGCGGAGCTTGAGAAGAACCTGGCATCCGGGGGTATACAATGA
- a CDS encoding rhodanese-like domain-containing protein, with product MGTGRGGTFGLLKEMIALLATAVALGLVYNSASPLGIRVPGTIVVEPIFPEEGTPLSALPATETDPSIHHETIQALVVPDAIAGVHSGIEALPAAVTWREVKPLLASGKIILVDVRDTQAYALGHIPGAVSLPMDQGQEKMSAFLSRYPQGTPLVVYCASVRCQSANAQARVLTREHGYANVREMPGGYAEWRTSEPQAEPAVAPTP from the coding sequence GTGGGTACAGGCAGAGGTGGCACCTTTGGCTTGCTCAAGGAGATGATTGCCCTCCTCGCCACCGCCGTGGCGCTGGGGCTGGTGTACAACAGCGCTAGTCCACTTGGCATTCGTGTGCCGGGCACCATCGTGGTGGAGCCCATCTTTCCTGAAGAGGGGACGCCTCTGAGCGCTTTGCCGGCCACTGAGACGGACCCCTCTATTCACCACGAAACCATCCAGGCGCTGGTGGTGCCGGATGCGATCGCGGGAGTGCATTCTGGCATCGAAGCCCTGCCTGCGGCTGTGACCTGGCGTGAGGTGAAACCGTTACTGGCCTCTGGCAAAATCATCCTCGTGGATGTGCGGGACACCCAGGCGTATGCCCTCGGGCATATCCCTGGTGCGGTGTCGCTGCCGATGGACCAGGGACAGGAGAAGATGAGTGCCTTCCTTTCGCGCTACCCACAGGGCACACCCCTTGTGGTGTATTGCGCCAGTGTGCGATGCCAGTCTGCCAATGCCCAGGCACGAGTGCTCACGAGGGAACATGGGTATGCGAATGTCCGCGAAATGCCGGGTGGCTATGCGGAGTGGCGCACCAGTGAACCCCAGGCCGAACCCGCCGTGGCCCCTACTCCATGA
- a CDS encoding MauE/DoxX family redox-associated membrane protein: MSTSDTPWWRTLLRWFLGLLLVWAALGKLANLQEFYVMLVAYRLPLPQAMLRGVAMVLPWMELLCGLLLIAGLRQRAALAWSLVMFVTFVMCTGQAWLRGLKIACGCLDLRFVGIEHGSSMAAMLESVEFAFLRSVVLAAAAVLVLQYAGRKTQDAAEE; encoded by the coding sequence ATGAGTACTTCTGATACACCCTGGTGGCGGACCTTGCTGCGTTGGTTTCTCGGGCTGCTGCTTGTGTGGGCGGCCTTGGGGAAGCTGGCCAATCTTCAGGAGTTCTACGTCATGCTCGTCGCGTACCGGCTGCCGCTTCCGCAGGCGATGCTTCGTGGAGTCGCGATGGTCCTGCCCTGGATGGAATTGCTATGTGGGTTGCTTTTGATTGCAGGCTTGCGTCAGCGTGCAGCTCTTGCATGGAGCCTGGTGATGTTTGTGACCTTTGTCATGTGCACCGGTCAGGCGTGGCTTCGTGGATTGAAGATTGCCTGCGGTTGCTTGGACCTGCGCTTCGTGGGTATTGAACACGGGTCATCCATGGCAGCCATGCTGGAGTCCGTGGAGTTCGCCTTTCTACGCTCCGTGGTACTGGCAGCAGCGGCGGTATTGGTCTTGCAATACGCGGGGAGGAAAACGCAGGACGCCGCAGAGGAGTGA
- a CDS encoding right-handed parallel beta-helix repeat-containing protein, with protein sequence MKAIRASRFVSGVCFSLAVYLLGSASMFGQATRTWVSGVGDDVNPCSRTAPCKTFAGAISKTAAGGEIDTLDPGGYGTVTITKSIVIDGIGGGASSILASATNGININAGANDVVTIRNVQINGAGTTLGLNGINILAAKAVHIENCEIYNFSNNGVLIAPSAAGNMDVFIKNCTFRNINSTGAVPGGNGAVTVRPGASATVSLSMENTTMEQSNYGLRVEDRGTATLKSCFSGNHVNHGYLAVGTAAVATINLENCVAANNNNNATSSGVQSFGSFGTVRLSNSTVIGNRTGIICQGGATMISFGNNRVNGNITNATAAPTLTTPSL encoded by the coding sequence ATGAAAGCAATCCGCGCTTCGCGCTTCGTCTCTGGTGTTTGTTTTTCCCTGGCCGTGTATCTGCTCGGCAGTGCCTCGATGTTTGGTCAGGCGACCCGTACCTGGGTATCCGGTGTGGGTGACGACGTGAACCCCTGCAGCCGCACGGCTCCCTGCAAGACCTTCGCAGGTGCCATCAGCAAGACGGCGGCAGGCGGCGAAATCGACACTCTGGACCCAGGAGGCTACGGCACCGTGACCATCACGAAGTCCATCGTCATTGATGGCATCGGAGGCGGGGCATCGAGCATCCTGGCCTCGGCAACGAATGGCATCAACATCAACGCCGGCGCCAACGATGTGGTGACCATCCGTAACGTGCAGATCAATGGCGCGGGCACGACCCTTGGCCTCAATGGCATCAACATCTTGGCCGCCAAGGCGGTCCACATTGAAAACTGCGAGATCTACAACTTCTCCAACAACGGTGTCCTGATTGCGCCCTCTGCAGCCGGGAACATGGATGTCTTCATCAAGAATTGCACCTTCCGCAACATCAACTCGACGGGTGCCGTGCCTGGCGGCAATGGAGCCGTCACCGTCAGGCCTGGGGCTAGCGCCACCGTGTCTCTTTCCATGGAAAACACCACCATGGAACAGAGCAACTACGGCCTCCGCGTGGAAGACCGTGGTACCGCAACGCTCAAGAGCTGCTTCTCCGGCAACCATGTGAATCACGGCTACCTCGCCGTGGGCACCGCCGCCGTGGCCACCATCAACCTGGAAAACTGCGTAGCCGCCAACAACAATAACAACGCCACCTCCAGCGGCGTGCAGTCCTTCGGTTCCTTCGGCACCGTGCGTCTGAGCAACTCGACCGTCATCGGAAACCGCACCGGCATCATCTGCCAGGGCGGTGCCACGATGATTTCCTTCGGGAACAACCGCGTCAATGGCAACATCACGAATGCCACCGCTGCGCCGACGCTGACCACGCCCTCGCTGTAG